CTTCATGGAGCATCTCCTCGAACGTCTTGCGGGGGACGACCTCTACGCTCTCGCCGTCGTCGCGCACGGCGGCAACCACCACCGCGGCGGCGCTCGGGATCTCGACGTCACCCTGCGTGAATGCCGGTAGCTCGACCATCCGCCCCTGCACCACCACGTGGACCAGGCCGTGTCGTACTCCGGATGCCGGAATCGGCAAATAGACCTTGCCCTCCGTCCCCACCGCCGAGGAGAGCCGAATGTTGCCGCTGCTCTGTAGCCTCAGGATCTGCCGCATCAGCCAGGCGGTCACGACGGCCGCCCCGAAAGCCGGGACGATCGCGATCGCCGCCGCGAGGACGTCCGGCAACCAGCGCACGAGCGTCAGCCCGAACGCGCCGAAGGTGGCGAGCGCCGCCGCGATAGAGCGCACGCTGAGCAGATTCAATCCGTCGCCCGCGCCGCTCCCGCCCACGTCGCCGGCGTCCGCCTCCAGGTCCAGCTCGGGGGCGTCGAATTCCACATCAGCGTCGGCGTCCAGCCCCACGAAGCTCAGGATGACCTGGACCCCCAGCACTATCGCGCCGACCACCAGCGTTGCTAGAAAGAGGGTGTTCATCAGGGCGCCTCCCGAGATAACAGGCCGCGGTCGACCTTGCCGAGGTGCGTACGCGGCAGGTCCTTCAGAAAGCGCACCTCGCGCGGGTACTTGTAGGGTTGCAGGTGACGCCTGGCGAACTCCTGGAGATCCGACCCGAGCGACTCGCTTCCGCCGCCACCGGCCAGTACGACGAAGGCCACCGGCTTCACCAACCCTCGTGCATCCGGTACGCCGACGACGGCCACTTCCTTCACCGCCTCGTGGCGCAGCAGGCAGTCCTCGAGCTCGCCCGGAGAAAGCCACTTGCCGCTCACCTTGAGCATGTCGTCGGCGCGGCCGCAGTACACGAAGTAGCCGTCCTGGTCGCGGCGCAGCATGTCGCCCGAGACGTACCACTCGCCCCGAAAGGCCTGGCGGCTCTTCTCGGGTTCCTGCCAGTAGCACGTGGCGCGCGAGTCGCCGCGCACCCACAGCCGGCCGGGCTCTCCGTCGGGCACGGGTGCGCCCGCGTCGTCGCGCAGCTCGACGTCGAATCCCGGCACCGCCCGTCCGAGCGTGCCGGGCCTCACGTCGCCCGGTCGATTGCTCAGAAAGATGTGCCACATCTCGGCCGTGCCCAGTCCGTCCAGCAGCTCCACGCCAAACGCCTCCCGCCAACGCCGGTGCAGCTCGGGCGGCAGCGCCTCCCCCGCCGAGGTGGCGAGACGCAGGCACGACAGATCCTGCTCGGAGGCCGTGGGGTGGGACACCATTCGGTTGATCATGGTGGGCACGTTCACCAGCACGGTGGGTCGGTGCCGGGCGATCCGTTCGAACAGCGCGTCCGCGGTGCAGCGCTCGGCGAACAGCACCGCCGATCCTCCCACGGAGAACGGGAAGAACAGGTTGGAGCCCAGCGCGTAGCCGAAGTACAGCTTGGGCACCGAGACGGTGATGTCGTCTTCGGAGACTTCCAGGACGCCCTTGCCGTACAACTCCGTGGTGTTGGCGTAGCTGGCGTGCGATTGCACGACTGCTTTGGGGCGGCCCGTGGTCCCGCCGCTGAACAGCCAGATCGCCGCGTCGTCGCGGTGAGCGGGGAAGGGATCGAGCTCGGGCGATGACGCCGCGATGGCCTCGGTGACGCGCGCGTCGTCCACGTCCAGGACGACCGTGCCCGCGCCAGAAGGCACCTCCCGGAATCCGTCCGCCGCCGCTCCACCAACCACCGCGGCGCGCGCGCCGGTGTACGCGCACAGCGCTTCGATCCCCTCCGGCTCCAGGTCCGGGTTGACCATGACCACGACGGCGCCCGCCTTCAGGATCCCGAACAGCGCGCCGACGTAGTCCGGCCCGTCCGGCATCGATACGATGACCCGCTCCTCGGGCTGTACGCCGGCGTCCACCAGCGCGTTGCCGAATCGGTTGGAGAGGACCCTCACGTCGTCGTACGTCAGCGCCCCGGAGTCCGTGCGCAGCGCGACGCGCCCGCCTCGACCCTCCTCGACGCGGTCGTCCAGGAAATGGCGGGCGATGTTGAGGCTGTCCGGGGCTCGGTAGTGCATGGCTGGGAGTACCGCTCCGGGAGGGCTCCGATGCTGGACACCGGCCTCGCGGAGCGAGGGCCCGACGTCCGACCGCCGC
This Gemmatimonadota bacterium DNA region includes the following protein-coding sequences:
- a CDS encoding benzoate-CoA ligase family protein, whose translation is RRSDVGPSLREAGVQHRSPPGAVLPAMHYRAPDSLNIARHFLDDRVEEGRGGRVALRTDSGALTYDDVRVLSNRFGNALVDAGVQPEERVIVSMPDGPDYVGALFGILKAGAVVVMVNPDLEPEGIEALCAYTGARAAVVGGAAADGFREVPSGAGTVVLDVDDARVTEAIAASSPELDPFPAHRDDAAIWLFSGGTTGRPKAVVQSHASYANTTELYGKGVLEVSEDDITVSVPKLYFGYALGSNLFFPFSVGGSAVLFAERCTADALFERIARHRPTVLVNVPTMINRMVSHPTASEQDLSCLRLATSAGEALPPELHRRWREAFGVELLDGLGTAEMWHIFLSNRPGDVRPGTLGRAVPGFDVELRDDAGAPVPDGEPGRLWVRGDSRATCYWQEPEKSRQAFRGEWYVSGDMLRRDQDGYFVYCGRADDMLKVSGKWLSPGELEDCLLRHEAVKEVAVVGVPDARGLVKPVAFVVLAGGGGSESLGSDLQEFARRHLQPYKYPREVRFLKDLPRTHLGKVDRGLLSREAP